The Acidimicrobiales bacterium genome contains a region encoding:
- a CDS encoding S1C family serine protease, with the protein MSVDLPTQPVRRVSRDPETWRSRLLPRSVLGLVALVLAAAVGAAFSGTVLFAYYSYQLNKSNQRVDSFVNGFDDRFKTASQTIQNETSNGKAEIEKALEPLLKVQQGGGQLANTLSKASPSVWFVHTLDDSGQPAVGSAFVVAADSHQSLMVTSYTTVAASTHTPAPAIFVRKGGQDVRAQLWTWDPPNDLALLIVNQPNLAKLDFAPQSPGLHIGDQLYAISGLGSAGGSITQGSVADVSSNLIQDNAAVGTAGQGGPVLNNNGEVVGIASLAYHPLGFASTGVFFTVPISMSCSHILRCPGGTIGGVGAQGGSGSG; encoded by the coding sequence ATGTCGGTCGACCTGCCCACCCAGCCGGTTCGCCGGGTGTCCCGGGACCCCGAGACCTGGCGGTCACGGCTCCTGCCCCGGTCGGTGCTGGGGTTGGTGGCCCTGGTGCTGGCGGCGGCGGTGGGGGCGGCGTTCAGCGGGACGGTCCTCTTCGCCTACTACAGCTACCAGCTGAACAAGTCGAACCAGCGGGTCGACTCCTTCGTCAACGGCTTCGACGACCGCTTCAAGACCGCCAGCCAGACCATCCAGAACGAGACCAGCAACGGCAAGGCGGAGATAGAGAAGGCCCTCGAGCCGCTCCTCAAGGTGCAGCAGGGCGGCGGGCAGCTGGCCAACACGCTCTCGAAGGCGTCCCCGTCGGTGTGGTTCGTGCACACCCTGGACGACAGCGGCCAGCCGGCGGTGGGATCGGCGTTCGTGGTGGCGGCCGACAGCCATCAGTCGCTGATGGTGACGTCCTACACGACGGTGGCGGCGTCGACCCACACACCGGCCCCGGCGATCTTCGTGCGCAAAGGTGGCCAGGACGTGCGCGCCCAGCTGTGGACGTGGGACCCGCCGAACGACCTGGCCCTGCTCATCGTGAACCAGCCGAACCTGGCGAAGCTGGACTTTGCCCCCCAGTCTCCGGGTCTGCACATCGGGGACCAGCTATACGCCATCTCGGGGCTGGGGTCGGCGGGAGGCTCGATAACCCAGGGCTCGGTGGCCGACGTGTCGAGCAACCTCATCCAGGACAACGCCGCAGTTGGAACCGCCGGTCAGGGGGGACCGGTGCTCAACAACAACGGAGAGGTCGTGGGCATCGCCTCGCTCGCGTACCACCCGCTGGGCTTTGCCAGCACCGGGGTGTTCTTCACCGTGCCGATCTCGATGTCGTGCTCGCACATCCTGCGCTGCCCCGGCGGCACCATCGGTGGGGTGGGGGCGCAAGGCGGGTCGGGCTCCGGCTGA